One Branchiostoma floridae strain S238N-H82 chromosome 1, Bfl_VNyyK, whole genome shotgun sequence genomic region harbors:
- the LOC118414265 gene encoding serine/threonine-protein kinase SIK2-like isoform X1: MVMAERGRGQIRVGFYDIEKTIGKGNFAVVKLAKHRVTKSEVAIKIIDKTQLDDANLEKVYREVQIMKLLNHPNIIKLYQVMETKDMIYLVTEYASNGEIFDYLANHGRMSESEARRKFWQIISAVEYCHNRHVVHRDLKAENLLLDSNMNIKIADFGFSNYFTPGQPLMTWCGSPPYAAPEVFEGQKYYGPELDVWSLGVVLYVLVCGALPFNADTLPALRERVLAGRFRIPYFMSSECEQLIRRMLVLDPSKRYSIEQIKNHKWMLEDGQVPRRPLSSPLPQVEDCGLGQYNEQVIRLMHTLGINPQKTRESLDSKAYDHFAAIYHLLVDRLKYHRSSFPLENRADSRGRRPSSIAEQALLKASGFSSGNAMTNSVPPFVKPSFQLTVDDSQRTTQSYNQFVLNGVEDVPTPEVKGCCLDVIPHPQVRKVRSASPSRMMESLDEDVEADISEHADISGMSAINMPCNSQRRHTLADPIEGPLLPPSLIPCNTFVNDQGTEDRMPCGQENFQLDSLPAGYADEVENMEPCINHVHDDRSAMTSCLYDTEKSSSNRASPVNFREGRRASDGSLTKGIVAFRQHLKDLAKVKGMVQLHKEHQVLQEMCNRTVSDCDAQDASELPSCRFQEARLRANRPFSPLVVPNQPPSTPNTSPLTRRQFPVNKPADQPTPRLMKHATLHADPDFDHRFDELPEQILALEPSQKFKLVENSGPYQADLKMTLEQQLLQHKLHQKRQMLQKQSQLNMQFQRMQIRPSDTQTQLDSQQNPLQLQCQLRQQQLQHLQQQQQHIRQQQLQDHLQQQQLQQLQVQQLQQQQQQQLQQLQQQQLQQQQQQLQQQQQQLQQQQQQQLQQQQQQLQRQQQQQLQQQLCQQQMAQLRRQQPCGQMHHATAENSMQTAGSSAANRGHMIRQTSYKLAQQHPVTLPDAAANEQMNYNHISSQPEMLPLIPQLSIDEVDAECESMDTSDSLNLQSGNSILAC; this comes from the exons ATGGTCATGGCGGAGAGAGGTAGAGGCCAGATTCGCGTTGGCTTCTACGACATCGAGAAGACCATAGGCAAGGGGAACTTTGCCGTCGTCAAACTGGCCAAACATCGGGTCACTAAATCGGAG GTTGCCATCAAAATCATCGACAAGACTCAGCTCGATGACGCCAATCTTGAGAAGGTGTACAGAGAGGTGCAGATTATGAAGCTTCTCAACCATCCTAACATCATCAAGCTGTACCAG GTGATGGAGACAAAAGACATGATCTACCTTGTCACGGAGTATGCCAGCAATGGGGAAATATTTG ACTACTTGGCCAATCACGGAAGGATGAGCGAAAGTGAGGCAAGGAGGAAGTTCTGGCAGATCATATCAGCGGTGGAGTACTGTCACAATCGTCATGTCGTTCATCGCGATCTCAAG gcaGAGAACCTCTTACTGGACAGCAACATGAACATCAAAATTGCTG aTTTTGGGTTCAGCAACTACTTCACCCCCGGGCAGCCCCTGATGACCTGGTGTGGGAGCCCCCCCTATGCTGCGCCGGAGGTATTCGAAGGGCAGAAGTACTACGGACCAGAGCTGGATGTTTGG AGTCTGGGCGTGGTGCTGTACGTCCTGGTGTGCGGAGCCTTGCCATTCAATGCTGACACCTTACCTGCCCTCAGGGAGAGGGTACTGGCAGGGCGATTCCGCATCCCATACTTCATGTCAAGTG AGTGTGAGCAACTGATTCGCAGGATGCTGGTTCTGGATCCCAGCAAGCGCTACAGCATCGAGCAAATCAAGAATCACAAATGGATGCTGGAAGACGGCCAGGTGCCCCGCAGGCCGCTGTCGAGCCCACTTCCTCAGGTGGAGGACTGCGGACTGGGACAGTACAACGAACAGGTCATCAGGCTGATGCATACCCTTGGCATCAATCCACAAAAGACTCGTGAG TCCCTTGATAGCAAAGCTTACGACCACTTTGCTGCCATCTACCACCTGCTTGTTGATCGTTTGAAGTACCATCGCAGCAGTTTCCCACTAGAAAACCGCGCAGACTCTCGAGGCCGCAGGCCAAGTAGCATTGCCGAACAGGCGCTGTTGAAGGCCAGTGGCTTCAGCAGTGGGAACGCCATGACAAATTCTGTCCCTCCATTTGTGAAACCATCATTCCAATTGACTGTGGATGATTCCCAGAGAACAACTCAGTCCTACAACCAGTTTGTTCTGAATGGAGTTGAAGATGTGCCGACGCCTGAGGTGAAAGGGTGCTGCCTCGATGTCATCCCTCACCCCCAGGTCAGGAAGGTTCGCTCGGCCTCGCCAAGTCGTATGATGGAGTCCCTCGACGAGGATGTGGAGGCGGACATTAGTGAGCATGCCGACATCTCGGGGATGTCCGCTATCAATATGCCGTGCAATTCTCAGAGAAGGCACACGCTAGCCGATCCAATAGAAGGACCGCTGTTGCCGCCCAGCCTGATCCCgtgcaatacatttgtaaatgaccAAGGAACTGAGGACAGAATGCCTTGTGGCCAGGAAAATTTCCAATTAGACTCTTTACCTGCTGGGTATGCAGACGAGGTGGAAAACATGGAACCTTGCATAAACCACGTCCATGATGACCGATCGGCAATGACAAGTTGTTTGTACGATACAGAAAAGAGTAGTTCAAACCGTGCTTCTCCTGTAAATTTCCGAGAGGGTAGGCGTGCGTCAGATGGATCTCTCACTAAGGGCATTGTGGCATTCCGCCAACACTTGAAGGACCTTGCCAAAGTCAAAGGTATGGTGCAGCTGCACAAAGAGCATCAGGTCCTTCAGGAGATGTGTAACAGGACAGTGTCAGACTGTGATGCCCAGGACGCTAGTGAACTGCCATCTTGTCGGTTCCAAGAGGCAAGACTCAGAGCAAATCGGCCTTTCTCCCCACTAGTGGTGCCAAACCAGCCACCGAGCACACCCAACACCTCTCCACTGACACGTAGACAATTTCCAGTCAACAAGCCAGCAGATCAGCCCACACCGAGACTCATGAAACATGCAACTCTCCACGCAGATCCCGACTTTGACCACAGATTTGATGAACTCCCAGAACAGATTCTGGCACTGGAACCATCACAGAAGTTTAAG TTGGTGGAGAATTCTGGCCCTTATCAAGCAGATCTGAAAATG ACATTGGAACAGCAGTTGCTGCAGCACAAGCTTCACCAGAAGAGGCAGATGTTGCAGAAACAGTCCCAACTCAACATGCAGTTCCAGAGAATGCAGATCAGGCCATCCGACACGCAGACGCAGCTTGATAGCCAGCAGAACCCCCTACAGCTACAGTGTCAGCTTCGCCAGCAGCAGCTCCAACACctgcagcaacaacagcagcatATCCGCCAACAGCAGCTGCAGGAccacctgcagcagcagcagcttcaGCAGCTGCAGGTTCAGCAGctgcaacaacagcagcagcagcagctacaACAGCTGCAACAGCAGCAGCTGcaacagcaacagcagcagctacaacaacagcagcagcagctacaacaacaacagcagcagcagctgcaacaacaacaacagcagctgcaacggcaacaacaacaacagctgcagCAACAACTTTGTCAACAACAGATGGCACAGCTACGACGCCAACAGCCTTGTGGGCAGATGCATCACGCCACAGCAGAGAACAGCATGCAGACAGCTGGGTCATCAGCAGCCAACAGAGGCCATATGATCCGGCAGACATCCTACAAACTAGCACAGCAGCACCCTGTCACATTGCCT GATGCAGCTGCAAATGAGCAGATGAACTACAATCACATATCCAGCCAGCCAGAGATGCTGCCCCTCATCCCCCAACTGAGCATCGACGAGGTGGATGCCGAATGTGAGAGCATGGACACATCAGACTCTCTCAACTTACAGTCAGGGAACTCCATCTTGGCTTGTTAG
- the LOC118414265 gene encoding serine/threonine-protein kinase SIK2-like isoform X2, which translates to MVMAERGRGQIRVGFYDIEKTIGKGNFAVVKLAKHRVTKSEVAIKIIDKTQLDDANLEKVYREVQIMKLLNHPNIIKLYQVMETKDMIYLVTEYASNGEIFDYLANHGRMSESEARRKFWQIISAVEYCHNRHVVHRDLKAENLLLDSNMNIKIADFGFSNYFTPGQPLMTWCGSPPYAAPEVFEGQKYYGPELDVWSLGVVLYVLVCGALPFNADTLPALRERVLAGRFRIPYFMSSECEQLIRRMLVLDPSKRYSIEQIKNHKWMLEDGQVPRRPLSSPLPQVEDCGLGQYNEQVIRLMHTLGINPQKTRESLDSKAYDHFAAIYHLLVDRLKYHRSSFPLENRADSRGRRPSSIAEQALLKASGFSSGNAMTNSVPPFVKPSFQLTVDDSQRTTQSYNQFVLNGVEDVPTPEVKGCCLDVIPHPQVRKVRSASPSRMMESLDEDVEADISEHADISGMSAINMPCNSQRRHTLADPIEGPLLPPSLIPCNTFVNDQGTEDRMPCGQENFQLDSLPAGYADEVENMEPCINHVHDDRSAMTSCLYDTEKSSSNRASPVNFREGRRASDGSLTKGIVAFRQHLKDLAKVKGMVQLHKEHQVLQEMCNRTVSDCDAQDASELPSCRFQEARLRANRPFSPLVVPNQPPSTPNTSPLTRRQFPVNKPADQPTPRLMKHATLHADPDFDHRFDELPEQILALEPSQKFKTLEQQLLQHKLHQKRQMLQKQSQLNMQFQRMQIRPSDTQTQLDSQQNPLQLQCQLRQQQLQHLQQQQQHIRQQQLQDHLQQQQLQQLQVQQLQQQQQQQLQQLQQQQLQQQQQQLQQQQQQLQQQQQQQLQQQQQQLQRQQQQQLQQQLCQQQMAQLRRQQPCGQMHHATAENSMQTAGSSAANRGHMIRQTSYKLAQQHPVTLPDAAANEQMNYNHISSQPEMLPLIPQLSIDEVDAECESMDTSDSLNLQSGNSILAC; encoded by the exons ATGGTCATGGCGGAGAGAGGTAGAGGCCAGATTCGCGTTGGCTTCTACGACATCGAGAAGACCATAGGCAAGGGGAACTTTGCCGTCGTCAAACTGGCCAAACATCGGGTCACTAAATCGGAG GTTGCCATCAAAATCATCGACAAGACTCAGCTCGATGACGCCAATCTTGAGAAGGTGTACAGAGAGGTGCAGATTATGAAGCTTCTCAACCATCCTAACATCATCAAGCTGTACCAG GTGATGGAGACAAAAGACATGATCTACCTTGTCACGGAGTATGCCAGCAATGGGGAAATATTTG ACTACTTGGCCAATCACGGAAGGATGAGCGAAAGTGAGGCAAGGAGGAAGTTCTGGCAGATCATATCAGCGGTGGAGTACTGTCACAATCGTCATGTCGTTCATCGCGATCTCAAG gcaGAGAACCTCTTACTGGACAGCAACATGAACATCAAAATTGCTG aTTTTGGGTTCAGCAACTACTTCACCCCCGGGCAGCCCCTGATGACCTGGTGTGGGAGCCCCCCCTATGCTGCGCCGGAGGTATTCGAAGGGCAGAAGTACTACGGACCAGAGCTGGATGTTTGG AGTCTGGGCGTGGTGCTGTACGTCCTGGTGTGCGGAGCCTTGCCATTCAATGCTGACACCTTACCTGCCCTCAGGGAGAGGGTACTGGCAGGGCGATTCCGCATCCCATACTTCATGTCAAGTG AGTGTGAGCAACTGATTCGCAGGATGCTGGTTCTGGATCCCAGCAAGCGCTACAGCATCGAGCAAATCAAGAATCACAAATGGATGCTGGAAGACGGCCAGGTGCCCCGCAGGCCGCTGTCGAGCCCACTTCCTCAGGTGGAGGACTGCGGACTGGGACAGTACAACGAACAGGTCATCAGGCTGATGCATACCCTTGGCATCAATCCACAAAAGACTCGTGAG TCCCTTGATAGCAAAGCTTACGACCACTTTGCTGCCATCTACCACCTGCTTGTTGATCGTTTGAAGTACCATCGCAGCAGTTTCCCACTAGAAAACCGCGCAGACTCTCGAGGCCGCAGGCCAAGTAGCATTGCCGAACAGGCGCTGTTGAAGGCCAGTGGCTTCAGCAGTGGGAACGCCATGACAAATTCTGTCCCTCCATTTGTGAAACCATCATTCCAATTGACTGTGGATGATTCCCAGAGAACAACTCAGTCCTACAACCAGTTTGTTCTGAATGGAGTTGAAGATGTGCCGACGCCTGAGGTGAAAGGGTGCTGCCTCGATGTCATCCCTCACCCCCAGGTCAGGAAGGTTCGCTCGGCCTCGCCAAGTCGTATGATGGAGTCCCTCGACGAGGATGTGGAGGCGGACATTAGTGAGCATGCCGACATCTCGGGGATGTCCGCTATCAATATGCCGTGCAATTCTCAGAGAAGGCACACGCTAGCCGATCCAATAGAAGGACCGCTGTTGCCGCCCAGCCTGATCCCgtgcaatacatttgtaaatgaccAAGGAACTGAGGACAGAATGCCTTGTGGCCAGGAAAATTTCCAATTAGACTCTTTACCTGCTGGGTATGCAGACGAGGTGGAAAACATGGAACCTTGCATAAACCACGTCCATGATGACCGATCGGCAATGACAAGTTGTTTGTACGATACAGAAAAGAGTAGTTCAAACCGTGCTTCTCCTGTAAATTTCCGAGAGGGTAGGCGTGCGTCAGATGGATCTCTCACTAAGGGCATTGTGGCATTCCGCCAACACTTGAAGGACCTTGCCAAAGTCAAAGGTATGGTGCAGCTGCACAAAGAGCATCAGGTCCTTCAGGAGATGTGTAACAGGACAGTGTCAGACTGTGATGCCCAGGACGCTAGTGAACTGCCATCTTGTCGGTTCCAAGAGGCAAGACTCAGAGCAAATCGGCCTTTCTCCCCACTAGTGGTGCCAAACCAGCCACCGAGCACACCCAACACCTCTCCACTGACACGTAGACAATTTCCAGTCAACAAGCCAGCAGATCAGCCCACACCGAGACTCATGAAACATGCAACTCTCCACGCAGATCCCGACTTTGACCACAGATTTGATGAACTCCCAGAACAGATTCTGGCACTGGAACCATCACAGAAGTTTAAG ACATTGGAACAGCAGTTGCTGCAGCACAAGCTTCACCAGAAGAGGCAGATGTTGCAGAAACAGTCCCAACTCAACATGCAGTTCCAGAGAATGCAGATCAGGCCATCCGACACGCAGACGCAGCTTGATAGCCAGCAGAACCCCCTACAGCTACAGTGTCAGCTTCGCCAGCAGCAGCTCCAACACctgcagcaacaacagcagcatATCCGCCAACAGCAGCTGCAGGAccacctgcagcagcagcagcttcaGCAGCTGCAGGTTCAGCAGctgcaacaacagcagcagcagcagctacaACAGCTGCAACAGCAGCAGCTGcaacagcaacagcagcagctacaacaacagcagcagcagctacaacaacaacagcagcagcagctgcaacaacaacaacagcagctgcaacggcaacaacaacaacagctgcagCAACAACTTTGTCAACAACAGATGGCACAGCTACGACGCCAACAGCCTTGTGGGCAGATGCATCACGCCACAGCAGAGAACAGCATGCAGACAGCTGGGTCATCAGCAGCCAACAGAGGCCATATGATCCGGCAGACATCCTACAAACTAGCACAGCAGCACCCTGTCACATTGCCT GATGCAGCTGCAAATGAGCAGATGAACTACAATCACATATCCAGCCAGCCAGAGATGCTGCCCCTCATCCCCCAACTGAGCATCGACGAGGTGGATGCCGAATGTGAGAGCATGGACACATCAGACTCTCTCAACTTACAGTCAGGGAACTCCATCTTGGCTTGTTAG